The Branchiostoma floridae strain S238N-H82 chromosome 12, Bfl_VNyyK, whole genome shotgun sequence genome segment ttttttctggactgaaacaggaaatttcttttccctaggccttagcGACCCTGCCTCTGAACCAAGAAGTCATGAGTTCAAATcctgacatgcatgctactggaaaaaGTCGCAGACCTTAAGACAGGACATTAAGCCTTGTTCCACTAGTACTGTTAATTGTACAATTTACTTCTCAAATAGAGTTAGGGGAAATTCTCTGGCACAATTAAACTGTAAAGGtgaaatgtacagtacaattagcatctgtcttctacgaccagtggaagataaTTGCATCTGTTCAGTGAGTTCATTTGAGCTTAACTGTTTTGACTTTGCTTTCAGTTTTGCTCTTTGCAAGTAGGTGGGGAGGACAAATGAGACTCGGTAGCTATATGCAATACACTAGGGATGGTTACTAGGTTAAATAAAGACAGCTACTGGTATACCTCATTTTAGACCACAGATTTGCTGCCATTTTTCCTTTaatgaattacatgtagttcCAAAGATTATTGACCACTAGAAATGCCAAAGTAAAATTCCCCAAGGGTGTTGATTTCTATTCCATGAAAATTGCTGCTGTAGTAATATCATTGAACCACTTAATGTTTGAGAGAATTACTGGTACATTTTTGCTGTGAGGCTCATGATATTGTGGAAAATAGAGGGTACTGTACTTAAATGTTGGTCAGAAAATGTGTGAAGATATATGTTCAATTCAAGTGGATAATAGCAATTAGTGCAAATTTATAACATGTCCATAAAACAATTGCCAAGTGCTCAAATGGAGAATTCTATTTTTATGTTTAATGAAATTGTCTAAATGTGTCTCATACATTTTTATATGTCCTTAATTGTAATTCTTTGAATATGCTTCTTGCTGCTGTGTGGATTAAGTCTTTTATTAATTGAGATTGTTAGAAATATGTTGAAATGTGTCAAAAATGCACCATTGATTTGTTAGATACACATAGTTTTATGGCATTTTCTGAGATCATTTTCTGTCATCATAAGTCCCTTAAAAGTACCCTTCTTGAAATGATAGCAATTGAGACAGGATTGAAaaatcttacatttttttttgcatgaacTTGAATGTGGAAAGTCAAATGATATGCTGTGTTGCTgatgtattgttgtttttttgtctggGAAATCAAAAAAAGCCTTTGCTTTTGTCCTGCAATGGACCCTTTTGCAGTATTTACAAAGGAAGTTTCTACAAACCAAACAGACAAAGCAGTGAGCAGAGAAAAGTCTGTATTTATACCATTATTCAGCACATACAAtatgttttgtatatatacattgtgaCTATTGTAATAGTATAATAGCGTTACTGTACCTCTATTTGAAAAGAATGTGAATTTTCTATTGTGCTGTCATAATTGTCAGAGTTACAAGAACTGAATGCGGCAGAACAAATCAACCAAGAtataaaatcaaaattaaaaaTGGTTAATTGCCAACATAGTGTTTAGTCCTTTTCTGGCTTTGAACGTTCCATATGATAGACtgtttcaaatacattttgagacacatgtactgtacacatgACTTGACTGGTCACTATAACATAATTGTGCTTTCCAATTTAGGTCACATTACATGATGTTTCAAATGATGTACAATCTAAAACTTACACTTTGCCCTCCAGCTAGAAAGGCAGGCCACATTTGCATGTAACCAGCACAGCTTTGGATGAATATCAGACAACATGTATTGTATTTCAGTCCATATCTGCAAAATGTACACTTCTAGACGATGCGCCTGCCAATGACGATGCACCTTTCATCGACGACGCGCCCGCCATTGGCTCATCAGTTTCCTCATCCCTGCACTTGGAGTTGAGGAGTTCTCTGCGGATCTCGGGTGTGATCTGCTCGTGGGTCTGGGCTCGAAGAAGGTCAATCATCGCTTCCTTCTGCTCGCTGGCCAGGTCCTCTTTGTAGCGCTGCACGAAGGTGAGGAGACACTGGTGCCACAGGACTGGCAGCTGTCTCTTATCACTCACAAACCTGGAGGAACAGCACAGTTGTCGATACATGAAGATCACAGTATGATTTAGCATTAGTGTTGTCTTGTAATCTGTAAATCTTAAACTCATAAAGTTTGGTCTTACTTCGTGGTGACCTCTTCACTGCTAAAATTCATGATACCACAActatgcattgtacatgtactacttaaGGGGCCATTACACTGTTAACAACCTTTGGCCAAATTTGTTTCCTCCCCAGAAGTTGATCTCTAAAATCGTGCAGTGATTAAGAGTCGTATTGCTGCCAAAAATGTTCTTTACAACTGTATTAGCAATATCTCAAAAGGCTGGCAAACTGTGGTGCATATAACTCACCTTAGAAAGTGGAAGACCATGGCATCCACCACTCTGTAGGGAAGAGCGTACTTCTTGTCGAGTAGAACCCTCAGGAAGATGCTGTTAGCTCCGTTGTAGTCCATCTCCGCGATTTTCAGCATGGCGGCGCTTGAGTGGAGGACGGGGATGGAGGTCTTGGCGAGCACACTGCTGATGATGATGGCTTCTCGTAGCGTACACGTACCAGACTGGGGGTGGGGAAAACACCAGTCAGatgaatactttttttaaacaaaaagtgTCCATTCTAACATATGGCATATGGGATGTTGCCCATTTCCACTGGTAATGGTGTATTCATCAagtccatactctttctcataagtgctgagtgctaaacagagaaagcagtatatACCATTTTAAAAGCTTAGGTAAGACTCTTTACAGAATCAAACCCACAACCTACCGCCTACAAGATGAGTACTATCCACTAGACTTTTGCAACTTTACTACTTCCTTGTAACATCTTTTATATTTGCTAACAACAGATACTTTCATGACtgtctttccttccttcttatACACAGGAAAATCTTTGAACTATATCATTGACCACTTTGAAGGAAAGATAGTTAGAATCATACTCACCTCACACAATGGCAGAAGAATACCCTTCATAAACGCTGCTGGTTTAAACAAAGCCTTTTTCAGCGCCTGAAACAAAAATCAAGTTAATGCCTTTTCAGCATTGTGATATTGAAACATCCACACTACAAACATGTAGCTTTTACATGGATCTTACAGTGTAGCAGTCTGGCAGAAAAAGCAtcctttttgtacaaaaataaactgAACACCCCTTTGCTTTTACTAAGATAAATACATACATCACTAATCATATACTTACCATATACAGGTGGAAGTTTAATCTCTTGAATTCCGTGATGTCATCACGTACTCTTGGTAGAAGGACAAGGTTGAAAAAcctgcaaaaacaaaaaaggcaaAACAATATAACCTATATCATGTAATTAGCAAATATTATGTAGAACCAGTACTTATATAGTAAATATCAAAACATGGTAAGTAGAAAATCATGCTGTGTGATAGGCATATACTGCAACTGGAATAGCCAATGAGGAAGCAGGAAAAAGAATTCACCTTATTGGCCTAATCTTAGCCAATCAGGGAGACAACTGTTGATTTCATGGCCAATGGAAAAGCCTGTCAAAGCCGCCTTACCTTTGTGCCATCTTGACATTGAGGTTGGAGGTGAAGATGCGTGTGGCCTGGTACATGGCAGCAGCAGTCCATGTCTCAGGCTCAGTGATGTACAGAATCTAAGAAAGAATACAGTATTGTTAAAGCCCCTGTCAAACATTTAGGACCTTTCCACAACTTAATTCCTGATGACTCCCCAACCAAAGCTGGCACTGGGTTTGGAGTAGTCTGGAagccatcctattctagcttcAGTTCACCCATGTGCATGATCGCCTCCAAGCAGACTTTCCTTActtggatttttcaaaatatgtaaAAGAATACAAGGCAACCTCACCACCCAACTCTTAACCACAGACGACCTTACTCACtactaactcccaaccatggtctgggtAAGGTTGGGAGGGCATGGTCGACTATGTGTAATGGGCTTTATGAAACACAATACCAAAACTTTGTCCCTACTAAACCTTTATCTCCAAtcatataatgatgatgatgatgatctccACTCATATAGCTCCCTTCAACACTGCTCACGACTAACTCACAAGTCACAACCATGGTCTGAGGAAGGTCAGGACCAAAAGGTTTGGCAGGGTTTTGTGTTATGAAACACAGTTCCAAAGCTACGTATACAGCCCTACTAAACCTTCATCTCCAATTATGTGACAGCCTCTAAGTCTAACATCACACAGCTTAAAATTTCCTCACCTGTTCCCAGTTGGCCAGTGCAGGGATGATCTTGAAGGCCTTGGGGAGTTTCCCACTACGATAGCGGCACAGGATCTGTCGCACGTCCTTGTAAACTCTCACCACACGCTCGTCAAGGTCAGGCATGGGCAGGCTGCCATCTTAGACAACAAGAAGATATACATAAgctttcttcaaattttcttaTGAAGAAAGTACTAAAGGAGGAAAAAGGACATCTTGGCTGAGCCATACATATAAGATTCACTTGTACCCTATTCACAttacaaacatacaatacaGTCAATGaaatcaaacctgtactagtgaccacttctacatgtCATAAGGATCACCTGACCATTATGGCCACCTCAGATCATTTTTCCAATTAAAGCAAGCAAGAATCCTGGTCTATAGTGGACTATCTACAGACCCCATCCTTCTCCTTCCACCGCATTTTACCTTTCCAAGTCATTTACACCTCTTTGGAGtcaggaaagttgtgttaagagCCATTCCcaataacctggaatccagtcctTCATGGCTTGGCCTATGTAGCtagtgcaggctctctatggagcAGATGCCGCTGGGTAATCGTCTGCACCCAGTAGGATTTTCACCCGATGGGTTTTTGCCCAATGGGAGTCAAATTGGCCAGTAACAAAGGAGTGGTGACACACAACTATCAACGGACCTTGGTACAGAAATCGTGAGCGCCATTCTGACAAACAGTGCTGTGAGAACCCTTTTAATTTGAAACTCAGGAAAGTCATGTAGAGTGCCATTCCCAACGATACAACTTCTAGCTAGGGATGCAAGGGATCAAACCTTGTAGGGGGCAGAGTTTTGAAGAGCCCTTGTGGTGACCTTACCTGACCTCTGACTGGCCAGCTCTGTTTTCCTCTCCGTGATTTTCTCCATGATGATGTCGGCGAGCGTTCTGCGTACGGGCGGGTTCGCCGACATGAACAGCGCCAGTGCCttctcatcatcttcatcaaccTCCTACATACACACAATATTCAAGACATCAAGTTTCATTGACATTGGTAAATCAAAACATATTTGATTCTTACCTACCAAACCAAAGTGATTAGCGTATAAGTCACAGTTTTCTTGCGTTAGTACCGAAGAAAATAACCCAAAATACTAAATAATTCTAGGTCAGTCTACAAAGCTGCCTTAGTACACTTTTTAACAATATCAACAAATGCAGTACAACTTAATTACCTTCCTATGATATGAAGGTCAGGTGTTTGGTTGTGATAATATGGCAGAGTAACTGTGGATGTATCTGTGCATAACTTGCTACGCTACTGATGGATCATAATTCATATCTTTGTATACTTTTGCTTTCTGCTCTAAAATAAAGGAATTAAAATCTACAAGTGTGATTATACTCACCACTTCCTGATAGTCAAACTGTTCATCCTCCGCCCTCTCCTCTTCATCTTCCTCATCCTcagagtcatcatcatcatccctgGAGGGTCCCCCGAGTGTCACCGTCTTCTGAGCCGCACCCTTCCTCCCCTTCCTCACCACCCCATGCTCCTCCTCCAGCTCCTCCTGCTGTCGTCTCGCCTGCTCAAGGATCTTCCTCGACAGGTTTTTGTCCACAAACTGGTGGGgaagaaatatacaaaatgtactgtaaatgtatttaagtttgcggggatttaatttcgcggtagcgggaaaaagaacttttcgcggtggttttgagtttgcggcgaagcggccactgcaaaaactgtgaacattaaaccaccacgaaagtatCTGCATTTACTGTGAGTGTGAATTTCTAAATCgtaaatgtttgcagtggttcttGTAGTGACCTCTCCACTGTGAGTGTGAAATCGTAAACACGCATTTCCATTATATCACAACTAAAGTACAGAATTGTACAATAAATCTAACTGTGAACTTAACACACCACCAATCCTTTTACCTGCTATAACGTTACCTCAAAAATTTAATTcccacaaaacaaagaaataaaaacatatttctgcTTCATACTGTTTACGTTAGGTCACATTTTTTATGCAAAGAGTGACACGTAACCAAACTCTGGAATCCAATATAactttgtaacgttacttaatgtatgaaatgttgttgttgaaatgAATTTGATTTAGTACACAGTGCACGGGGAGGTGGGGTTTACCCAAGAAAAATGTCGGAAAAACATCGGCGCGTGCATGTGGGAATATGATGGTTTTTCGTCGGAATTTACGGTGATCCGTCTTGCCCTTTGGATTTTCGTAGGAAAACCGTATTCCAATGTCGATTTTCCAATGATATAACGGCACTTATCCG includes the following:
- the LOC118427440 gene encoding bystin-like: MGKVKKVKRLKTEQHAGSLAEQIVEDQSVRPSQRTKERKAADEPEESFVDKNLSRKILEQARRQQEELEEEHGVVRKGRKGAAQKTVTLGGPSRDDDDDSEDEEDEEERAEDEQFDYQEVEVDEDDEKALALFMSANPPVRRTLADIIMEKITERKTELASQRSDGSLPMPDLDERVVRVYKDVRQILCRYRSGKLPKAFKIIPALANWEQILYITEPETWTAAAMYQATRIFTSNLNVKMAQRFFNLVLLPRVRDDITEFKRLNFHLYMALKKALFKPAAFMKGILLPLCESGTCTLREAIIISSVLAKTSIPVLHSSAAMLKIAEMDYNGANSIFLRVLLDKKYALPYRVVDAMVFHFLRFVSDKRQLPVLWHQCLLTFVQRYKEDLASEQKEAMIDLLRAQTHEQITPEIRRELLNSKCRDEETDEPMAGASSMKGASSLAGASSRSVHFADMD